In Leguminivora glycinivorella isolate SPB_JAAS2020 chromosome 19, LegGlyc_1.1, whole genome shotgun sequence, a single genomic region encodes these proteins:
- the LOC125236478 gene encoding uncharacterized protein LOC125236478, with amino-acid sequence MTIKKLKSLQDQFTVKSKEELGIGAYFNTIEADELVTSSEFVIMNTLLPNLGRGPDDIDTSNPYLCIVPGVESDHNRFNVLCERLKMPAAVLNLGIDDMYTNVPELAQKLVNVMVQRLKNKETFYLLGYEMGVLVALEMAVILESYGLTGTVYCLGGTPEDIQTALEINIKRMPDHKVQDTVLLHLTSLMIGHRIPELADQLQETKNWQSKVELCVKTCRGQAPYTSQFIRSYLKAAYNRVELTRNHRTRPHSLSSKIVILRADLPCTFNQQLMTRFSKQHISVHEIQSSLSKAPKNLQCSAIVNKYLDAAALEAFENRNHCDSYTINDHLNMKFISQEV; translated from the exons ATGACCATTAAAAA GTTAAAAAGTCTTCAAGACCAATTTACGGTTAAAAGCAAGGAAGAACTTGGAATAGGAGCATATTTCAATACAATTGAAGCAGACGAGCTGGTGACGTCCTCAGAATTTGTAATTATGAACACTCTCCTGCCGAACCTAGGGAGG GGCCCAGATGATATCGATACTTCCAATCCCTACTTATGCATAGTCCCAGGTGTCGAAAGTGACCATAACAGGTTCAATGTGCTATGCGAACGACTAAAAATGCCAGCAGCAGTGCTTAATCTAGGTATCGATGATATGTATACTAACGTCCCAGAATTGGCACAAAAACTAGTTAAT gttatggTGCAGAGATTGAAAAACAAAGAAACTTTCTACTTATTAGGATATGAAATGGGAGTATTGGTGGCTTTAGAAATGGCGGTTATATTGGAAAGCTATG GATTGACGGGGACTGTCTACTGTCTTGGCGGCACTCCTGAAGACATTCAAACAGCGTTGGAAATCAATATAAAGAGAATGCCAGACCACAAAGTGCAAGATACAGTTCTACTTCATTTGACTTCTCTAATGATAGGTCATCGCATACCAGAACTTGCAGATCAATTACAAGAAACTAAGAACTGGCAGAGTAAAGTAGAATTGTGTGTTAAAACATGTCGAGGTCAAGCTCCTTATACTTCTCAATTTATAAGATCCTACTTGAAAGCCGCGTACAACCGCGTTGAACTGACCAGAAATCATAGAACTAGACCACATTCGCTGAGTTCTAAAATTGTTATTCTTCGAGCTGATTTGCCTTGTACTTTCAACCAACAATTAATGACAAGATTTTCAAAGCAACATATTTCTGTTCATGAAATACAAAGTAGTCTGTCGAAAGCTCCAAAGAATTTGCAGTGCAGTGCTATAGTAAACAAATATTTAGACGCCGCCGCCTTGGAAGCGTTTGAAAACCGCAATCATTGCGATTCGTATACGATAAATGATCACCTTAATATGAAGTTCATATCACAAGAAGTGTAA